CGCCCTTAGACAAGCTACAACAATTCTGGTGTCACTGCTATGTGGGCTCAAGAGAAAAGACTATCAAATGCTGTAACCTGCACCAAAGGAGGAATTTAGGTTTCCTGAGGGATACTCACTGATTTTCACTTAACGTAACTTAAGCATGAGTAAGATGTAACTTTGTCAATCACATAGCAGGCTCTGTTCTAATAATCTCTTTCCAATGTCTTATACGTTCAACAGCCCTCTGGGGAAGGGAGTATCATTTTCTAGATGGGGAAACAGGCTTTTGTAGGACTGTTATTTGCCTAAGACCACACAGCATGGAAGTAATTGGGGTCTGCAAATGACCCCACTTACAaaccagaacacacacacacacacacacacacacacacagaggacttTTGACCAAACAGCTTTTTATTGAAAGACCGTaacacaaaagaaagctggggaagGTGGAGTACCAAGAAGGTGGGGACCCTCCCTGTCGACTCTACTCTGATTCCCATGAATATCAGGGAGGGAAACAGGAacccagaaaggaaaataaatcctgATCAACCCGGCTAGCCCTGCTCCAGGGCCCAGATCCTGTGTCAGAGCCAAGggccagggaaggaaggagggacatTCTCCATTTGCCAAATTCATCTGCCAAAGTCCACCCTGCCTGCCTCAGGCCTCCAGGAGCTTCCCCAGGAAGCGGAGGTTGAGGATCTTGAGCTGTTCATCCAGGTCCATGCGGACTATGCCATCCTCGCCATCAATGCTCAGCAGGACACCTGTGGCTTCCCGATCCTCACCCAGGATCACCttcacctgggggggggggggcggggatgaCACGACACATGGGGTCACAGTCCTTGGCAGCAGCCCAATGCCCCCACATCCCTTTGTCCTCCCTTACCTTGTTGTTCTTGGTCGGGGTGATGGGCTCCAGGTGCTCACTGGAGATGCTGACAACCTTCTCGCTGTCCTTCAGGTATACGGAGCACATGcctccctgggggtggggacagccTGGTCAGCCTGGCCTGCTCCCAACACAGGACTGATACCCCACCTCAAGGGACATAGGATCAGGGCTTATTCTAAGGAGTCACTTTCCCAAAGTGACACAGGGGCAGGAAAGGTGAAGGCTGGGCCTGGTTCCAAGGCCTGGGGTCTGTGGTGTATGGGGGCAGGGTGATCAGATCAGCAAGGGAAGCACCAGCATGAAGCTAACTTAGGCCAAAAGGGAGACTGTTTCTCAGGCTCTTGACTTATCGTGCCCCAaactggcctcagtttcttccccaCACTCGCTCCTCCTCCTGGGTCCCCGTCTCAAGGATGGCCCCATGGTCCCCGGCACCAGCCAGAGCTCTAGACCTCGTCTCAGTCAGCAACTTCACCAACAACCTCCAGCTCTGAGGCCTGTCCATTCAGCCTCCTGAGGgtctctcccacctccctccttcctctcctccccacagccctgtAGTGCAGCCTGACCTCCCTCTGGGCTCCCAGCCCCTGATCCAACTACGACAGAGCAACATAGTGAATTGATTCCAAACCACAGATCTGATCCCAACACTCCCCTGTTTAGATTCCTCCACCACCCACCACTGCCCTCAAGACACAATCCAAGTTCCCCAGGCTGGCATGTGACCAGCTCCAGCCACTCCTCTGGCCTCATCACTCACCTTCCCCATTGAATCTTTATGTTCCAGCCACAATGAAGAGACTTCAACCCCCCAAATGTGCCAGGCTTTCCctcacctccaggcctttgcacgtGCACTCTATCTGGAACACACTCAACCCCTTCCCCGGCCATTTCTCTCGGCTTACTCCTGTTCATTCTTCAGGTCTCAGCGCAGATGTCACCTTCTCccggaagccctccctgatcccTTCCAAAGTTGGATAAGGTGCCTCCCCTGGGTTCACATAGCTCCCCTTGCCCTCTGGGCTTCCCATATCCCAGCTCTGGCCACTTGGGCTGTCATTGTCTGGAGacatgtctgtctcccccactggaaTGTGAAATCTGTGAAGGTAGGGCCTGGAGCTGTCTTCCTCTCTGGTGTTTAAttaattcaattaatatttactgaaggGCCAACAAGGTGTCATCCCTCATCTAGGAACTGGGCCTACttgggaagaaaatataggcTTGGTAATCAAAGAACCACACCAGGTAAACTTTAAGCTTTTAAGCATGTAgataacatgaaaaagaattacaTGGACCCATAAGAGACAGATCTGAGACAGCCCAAGTGctttcttgaaggatgagtaggagttaacTAGACAAAGAATAACAGGAAGAGAGTTCTAGACAGAGGAAAGTAataagcaaaggccctgaggctgcagAGAATTCAGTGACTGAGAAGAATGGAGAGAGGCCAGCAGAGCTGGAGCTGGGAACGCCCGGGGGCGTGGGTGCCTGGCACTAAGCCgaagcctggcacagaggagcaCTTAGTCCATGTTACTGAACTGATCTCAGATGAGTGTCAAAAAGTAACCACACTCCTGGCTGCCAGTCACTGTCCCAGGGCGGTGGGGGCCCAGCCATGAGCACAAAATGCAGAAGTCCCTGCCCTGTAGAGCTTACATGCCAAACCTTTCCACATCTATTTTTCCAGCTATAAATGAGTACTGGAAAATGGGGATAGACAgttacaaagaaaacagaaaacagtaacCAGAGAGACTGGGGACCCCAAAGCAAGGGATGCCTGCCCACCCACCAGCCTGGGCCCCACTTACCGTGACACTGCGGATGACGCCTGTCTGCCCCACCACTTGGGTATCCAGGTAGGTGTCCCGCACCTTCACCTGGATGTCAGTGGTCACCCAGTCGCTGGAGTTCTGCTCAATGCCTGAGCCTGGTGTGTGCGGGTTGTAGCCACCAGGGGAGGGAGCTCCAGGTGTCATCGGACTATAGCCAACAGGGCTCGGGCTGGGGCTGGCCTGTAGGGAAAAGGGATGGGGTCATTGGGAACAGGTTATTTGGCCTGGTTGTCCCTATAGGCCCAAGGCCCATCCTAGCCCACCACCCTCAAGGGCGTGCCAAGTGAGCAGTACCTGATAGGCCATGGGcgagggggtggggtggtagCTGGCTGGGGAGTGGGTGTTCTGGTAGCCTGCTGGGCTTGGCGCCACCTGGTGGTAGctctgggggctggggctgggctggtAGGAGCCTTGCGGGGAGGGGGCTGCATAGGGGGAGAACTGGTCTGTGTTGTACCTGCAGAGACAAGGAGAGAGAGGGGCATTAGTTGGGGTCGTtagaaggggagagaaggaggtggtggcagtggggagggTTTGGGCAGCGGTTGATAAGGGCTAGCCCCAGTGGACTCACATGGCTGGCGTCCCTGGCGTCTGCGGGTTGTACTGCGGGTTGACCTGCGGGGATGAGGGGTCTGGGTAGCCAGGTGTTTGGGGATTGGGGGTGCCCCCATAGGCCTGTGGGGATGGGGTCGGCTCATCATCGAACGCGTACTCATATTCTTCCTCAGCCCTGTTGGGGAGAGACGTCTGTTGAGAATGACTGTGGTAATCGGAATGATATAGCAAATGCTTCCAGAACAGCGCTGAACACCAGGCAAAACCAAGGCAACTTCATCCTCACAAACAGCCCTATCCAGGGGcctccatttcacaggtgaggagactTGGGAAATAGAGATGAggctgcccaaagtcacatgacCAAGATCACACAATTTGTCTCCAAGCCCAGGTCTTGACCACAGCATGCTACTATGATGGGAGCTGGAGAGATTActttgcccccagccccagccttgcCTACCCCTTCACATGaccagcctggggctgggagcagagaACTCAGGGTGGACCACACAGACCCGTCCATCCCACAGAAACACAGCAGACCCATTCACGCACATGGGCACACACACCCAGTggctcagggaaccctgccccagcccccagctcctggccctCACCGTGATGGTGTGTTAGGATTGTTGGGGTCCCAGGCCCCACTCTGGGCAGGAGTGCGGCTGCCATCATGCAGGGGCGTCTGAGAGCCGTAATGCGGGGTGCGACTACCTGGAACGGGAGAGATGTGTGTCCATCAGTTCTGTCCTGGCTCCAGATCCCCCCACATTGCCCCTCATCCCCGTCCCCTGGGAGTGCTCACCATCCTGGAGAGGCGTCTGAGAGCCGTACATGGGCGTGCGCGAGCCAGAGCCGTACATGGGCGTCTGGGAGCCATACATGGGTGTCCGCCCATAGGTCGAGGTCATGCCGCCCGGGCGCCGTGAGCCCctgtagacacagagaacaagTGGGGTGAGTAGGGCCCTTGCACCACCCAACaacctccctcccagccctgccctggcccgTACACCGTGGTGAGGCGTTGACGGTCCACTGAGATGGTCTGGCAGGTGGAGTGCAGCTCCACGCGGGCTGTGGACTCCGTGGCATCTTTTACCACGCCAATGTAGCCTGGTGGGGAGGCAGGAGGTCAGGCCGGGTGGCTCTCCTTCACCgtgcccctccccaggcctccacATGGCCTCGCAGGTCACCTTTGTAAGGCCCCTGGGAGATGCGCACAGTCTGGCCGATGAGCTCGTTGTCTCTCCGTCCCCGGCCCCTGCTCATGCCACCACTGCCGCCGCCCGGGCTGCCAAAGCCACCACGCTGACCTGGGGAAGAAGACTGTCACGGGTCCCCGGGGCCATCCTCTCATGTGCTGTGCCCACAGCCAGGGTACCCTCCAGCCCCCTCTTCCCCTGACTCCCTCCACCCTTGGGTTAGGAGGCTCCTCTGGGGGCCCCCCACCAGAGCCCTGGGCTTTCCCATCACAGCCCTAACCACCCTGGGCTGcactgtgtgtggggggggtcgGGTCTCCCCTGGGCTGTGAGCCCCATCATGGTCGGGCCAGCCCAGAGCAGACACTCAGTGAGTGTGGGCTCAACAGCCTCTCTCTTCCACCCCCCAGACATATCCCCACCCCAAATTCCCCTCACCTCCAGCACTGGGGTGCATGGGGCTGCTGATCCGGGGGCTCATAGGGGCAAAGCCACCTACTGTGAAGTTGGTCACATCTCGCGGCTGGGGAAAGGGCAAGAAGTGAACTGGAAGGCAGGGCCTGGGTGACAGGCTCCCAGCCCCTGCACCACACTGCCTGCTGCCATCTGGGAACAGTTCCTGCTTGAACCTGCCCAGCAGCCATGCCTCCCTCCTTCTGGTCACAATGCCTCAAGTTCCCTTTGGGAAAACAGTCACCCCTGTGCCATGTGGGCCTGTCAGTCAAGAGGCCCAGGCCTCCCTTGGGCAAGGAGTGAGACTAAAATGTGGTAGTCAGGAATTTAAACCCCCAGTGACACAGAAACTGCAAGCCATGGGAATTCAGCATTCCACCTGCAGGGCCTGAGAAAACCATCTCCTGGTCCCAGCTCCCCAGATCCCaggtttgatttcctttttgataccTGGTTCTGTACAACTTCCCTACAAATCCCACCTCAGGAACTTTGCTTTCCCCTGAGACATTCAGGTGGCTCTCTGAcccttccttcaggtctctgctcaaatgccacctcctcaagGAGGTGAGTCTTTCCTTAACCTCCTCTATGTAAAGCAGCAGACCCCATCATTCTTTATCTCCTTATCccgttttatttttcttcatagtgcTTGCCGTCAGCCCCAGCTGTActatgcatgtatttatttatctgttcatctccAGAGCAGCAGCACTAGAAGGGCAGAGAtgtttctgtcttgttcactgccgTACCTCCAGTGTCAAGCACCTAGCAGGTGCACAATAaaactgaatgaacaaatgatttgGTAAATAGCTCAGTATCCCAATAACCCTTTTTTTCCATACTCTGCCAAGGACCTGACACTGACACCTGCCCTCCTAATCCTCCACAAGCCCATTCTTGTCACTCCTGGGGCCAGGGTAGGTCAGACAGCCAAGTCAGGTAGCCAACAGACAGGGTGCCACCATGCCTGCCTCACCTTCGAGCCCCCTGCCAGCACCAGATGGCGGGTCTTGCAGACAAACATGCCCCCGTTCTCTACCAGTTTCTTGCAATGCAGGAAGGCGAAGCTGCGGAAGAGATGGCGAATCTCGCCCTCCCGGCCCTGGATGGGGAAGGACAGTCACTCTCGTGGCCATGTCCCACCCCAACTCTTTCAGATGTGACAGACGGGCAGGAGCTTATACTCACTGAGTGGGGGCCATCAATGACCTTGACAATGTCTTTCACATGGATGTTGTTCTGCTCTGAGTCCAGGGCCACGGCAAAGCGGTTGTCCTTCTTCCGGGTCACAGCCTGATGCCTGACAGTCACCACCTTCCCATACATGTTCAGCACctatggagggagggaaggggatacTGAGGAGATGAGAGTAGAAAGGGGTGATGGGAGCAGGGCTCCCCTACAGTGGGATGATTCTTCCTGTAGGAGACTGTCCCAAGCTCTGCAGGACGTCTAGACTCCCTGACTCTGGGGCAGGTAATGTCAGGGAACCACCCCCCAGGCACTGGGTCAACCGAAAATGTCCCCAGTCATTCCCTAACACCCTCTGGGAGGCGCCTCCATGGCAACTGAGCATCAGGGACCTGAGAGATGAGCAGAGGAACAGATGTTAACATAATAGCTAATGTCTACCCATCACTCTGTGCCAGACCCATGCTAAATTCTTCACACAAGATTTCACTGAGGCCTCAAAATTTCCCTCTGAGATGGATGCTGTctcaattcccattttacagaggagaaatctcaggcccagagagggtaagttATTAGCCCAGGGTCATACAGCACAGAGCAACAGAGCTGTGAATCCAGAGCCCAGTGTCCTAAGCATTTACGCTCTGTGGCTCCCACATGCACGGTGAAGGGGAGGAAGGCACCAGCAGCACCCAGCCCTTGAGAAAGCACCGAATGCCTGGGTACGTATCTGGTATCACGGATTCAGTCACAACTAACGAAGTATATGCTGCTGCTATCTTCTTTTTACAGGGTGtgatactgaggcacagagagggtaaataACACGCACTTGCCTGATATCACACAGCCGGCCATGGGTGACAGAGCCAGGTCTGCAACCCTGAGCAGTCTGGGATCTTAGCCACCATGCTCGGCCACCTCCCAGGATGAGgagctggagggagaggaagcCCCTAAAGTAAGCCTGCCTCTGCGTGCAGCACACACACCTGGAAGGTCTCCCGCTCCAGTCGCACGATGACACCCACGGTCTGGGGATCCAGCTGCACCAGCTCCCCCCATTCATGCTGGCCCCCGACATCCACACCTGATGCCGTCTCCGAGCAGAGCTGCAGGTCCCGGGGGAGCACCTTCAGCTGTGGGAGATGGGAAAGGGTGAAGCAGGGTCCATGTGGCTCATCGGCCTCGGTCTCCTCCTGGCACATCCACCCCGCTCCCAGCCTTCCGCTAGCTACCTCGTGCATGGTGAGGTCAGAGAAGAGGATGACGAAGTTCTCCTCCACCCGCACAATGAGGCCTGTGTCGCCCTCGAACCGGCCGGCAATCACCTTCACGTGGTCCCCCATCTTGAAGTACTTCCGAAGTTCCTGGGCCGGGAACTCCAGCATGTCCTAGGGGTTGGGTGTGAGGACAACGAGCAAGTCAGGGGAAGTCACCACAACCCACCTGTCTACCCATCTTCAGATTCCACTCATAGTCTCAGAAAGACCCTGGCCAAAACCCACTCCAGGCTCACACCCCCAACCACAGACTACCCCAGGCCACCTGGACCGACCTCAGCCTACCCCGGAGACTCAGGATATCAGCCTGGACAACGTTTACCCCGCACAGAGACAGCCTGTCCCCAAGACATATGACACCAGACTAGACACCTCCTCAGACCCACCTGGAGACAGCCTCACCCCAGACACACCATGCTGGGCCTAGACAAGCCTCAGACACAACCACCCCTAAGCAAACTAAAACCAGTGACCTCAAGATTACTCCACAGTTTCGTCATGCCCTCAACCCACCACGTACATACGGGCAGCATGGTACCCACCTTGAGGTCCTCGTGCTTGGGCATGATGGTGATCTTGTTGCCATCTACGCTGAGGATCTTGCCCTGCAGGTTGATGAGCTCACCCTCACACACCTCCACGTTGTCCCCAGGCTGGAAGTTGTGTTCCCGCTCCTTCCCTGCGGGGGGAGGCACAGGGCTAACTTGAGGGCTGCTCACCATGGGCCGCCCCCTCCTTGGCCTGGGTTACTGACCGGGACCAAATACCTGTGCTTTCAGTCACCACCTCGAGGTCGATGCCCTCTGGCTGGTCCTCAAATTTCTCCAGCTCAGAGAGTGTGGGCTTCACACCCTCCGTGATCTGAGCCccaagagacaagaggaagagaaggaagtggATGAAAGTCAGTGTCACAGCACAGCTGAGCGGACTGGAGAGATGGTGAGATGAATCCCCTGGGGATACTCCTAACTTGAGGATCCAAGACAAGCCCAGATAACCCACTGCTCTGGGGCCTGGACTGCAGGAAGGAGAAAGCTTGGCCTCCCCGCTTCCCACCGCCATTAGCACGACCCCCTCTGGGACCCTCACCACAGCAGACATGGCAAAGCTCTTGAACAGAAAGCCCTTCCGGCTGTAACGGTTCCCCTCGAAGATGAGGAAGTCACCATCAGAGGCAACGTCACCCCCCAGGGACCTGGGAGTTTGTGGGGGAGAGAACATTGGAAGGGGAGGTTAAGGGAGAATCTTGCTGTACCTCAGTCTCCTCTGCTGGCAAAAGGGGAAAAGGACACAGGATGCCTGAGCCATCCCCTCCCAATACACATCCCTTGGCGAGAGTGACCTCTCACAAAGCCCGAAGGCCCCGCCTCAACGGAAGGGCGCACAGCACCCACTTTCTTGCACCCTGCTGCCCCCCcgtccctgctttattttccactACAGCAAGTTTGACCCATCTTCCTAACTAGAATGGCAGCTCCAGAAGGGGGGAACTTAGCATCTTTTATTCACTATTTCCCCTATaatagggcctggcacacagcaggcactcagtgagtacTAGCTAGACAAAGTATCAGACACTGCTAACAGTTAACACTCACAGACACATATGACCTCACTGACTCCTCCCCAAAGCCCATGACATCAGTAGTATGAGCCTTGTTTCCAGGGAAATGAGAgaatgaggctcagggagggcaCACCACATGGCCAACATGGCCGAGCCCTTGAGTCTGAGAGTCAAGATTCAGATGCAGGGGGGCGGGACTCCCAAGCCTGTGCTTAACTCTACTGGCCCTGC
Above is a window of Balaenoptera ricei isolate mBalRic1 chromosome 19, mBalRic1.hap2, whole genome shotgun sequence DNA encoding:
- the SUPT5H gene encoding transcription elongation factor SPT5 isoform X2, with amino-acid sequence MSDSEDSNFSEEEDSERSSDGEEAEVEEERRSAAGSEKEEEPEEEEEEEEEEEYDEEEEEEDDDRPPKKPRHGGFILDEADVDDEYEDEDQWEDGAEDILEKASNIDNVVLDEDRSGARRLQNLWRDQREEELGEYYMKKYAKSSVGETVYGGSDELSDDITQQQLLPGVKDPNLWTVKCKIGEERATAISLMRKFIAYQFTDTPLQIKSVVAPEHVKGYIYVEAYKQTHVKQAIEGVGNLRLGYWNQQMVPIKEMTDVLKVVKEVANLKPKSWVRLKRGIYKDDIAQVDYVEPSQNTISLKMIPRIDYDRIKARMSLKDWFAKRKKFKRPPQRLFDAEKIRSLGGDVASDGDFLIFEGNRYSRKGFLFKSFAMSAVITEGVKPTLSELEKFEDQPEGIDLEVVTESTGKEREHNFQPGDNVEVCEGELINLQGKILSVDGNKITIMPKHEDLKDMLEFPAQELRKYFKMGDHVKVIAGRFEGDTGLIVRVEENFVILFSDLTMHELKVLPRDLQLCSETASGVDVGGQHEWGELVQLDPQTVGVIVRLERETFQVLNMYGKVVTVRHQAVTRKKDNRFAVALDSEQNNIHVKDIVKVIDGPHSGREGEIRHLFRSFAFLHCKKLVENGGMFVCKTRHLVLAGGSKPRDVTNFTVGGFAPMSPRISSPMHPSAGGQRGGFGSPGGGSGGMSRGRGRRDNELIGQTVRISQGPYKGYIGVVKDATESTARVELHSTCQTISVDRQRLTTVGSRRPGGMTSTYGRTPMYGSQTPMYGSGSRTPMYGSQTPLQDGSRTPHYGSQTPLHDGSRTPAQSGAWDPNNPNTPSRAEEEYEYAFDDEPTPSPQAYGGTPNPQTPGYPDPSSPQVNPQYNPQTPGTPAMYNTDQFSPYAAPSPQGSYQPSPSPQSYHQVAPSPAGYQNTHSPASYHPTPSPMAYQASPSPSPVGYSPMTPGAPSPGGYNPHTPGSGIEQNSSDWVTTDIQVKVRDTYLDTQVVGQTGVIRSVTGGMCSVYLKDSEKVVSISSEHLEPITPTKNNKVKVILGEDREATGVLLSIDGEDGIVRMDLDEQLKILNLRFLGKLLEA
- the SUPT5H gene encoding transcription elongation factor SPT5 isoform X1, with translation MSDSEDSNFSEEEDSERSSDGEEAEVEEERRSAAGSEKEEEPEEEEEEEEEEEYDEEEEEEDDDRPPKKPRHGGFILDEADVDDEYEDEDQWEDGAEDILEKEEIEASNIDNVVLDEDRSGARRLQNLWRDQREEELGEYYMKKYAKSSVGETVYGGSDELSDDITQQQLLPGVKDPNLWTVKCKIGEERATAISLMRKFIAYQFTDTPLQIKSVVAPEHVKGYIYVEAYKQTHVKQAIEGVGNLRLGYWNQQMVPIKEMTDVLKVVKEVANLKPKSWVRLKRGIYKDDIAQVDYVEPSQNTISLKMIPRIDYDRIKARMSLKDWFAKRKKFKRPPQRLFDAEKIRSLGGDVASDGDFLIFEGNRYSRKGFLFKSFAMSAVITEGVKPTLSELEKFEDQPEGIDLEVVTESTGKEREHNFQPGDNVEVCEGELINLQGKILSVDGNKITIMPKHEDLKDMLEFPAQELRKYFKMGDHVKVIAGRFEGDTGLIVRVEENFVILFSDLTMHELKVLPRDLQLCSETASGVDVGGQHEWGELVQLDPQTVGVIVRLERETFQVLNMYGKVVTVRHQAVTRKKDNRFAVALDSEQNNIHVKDIVKVIDGPHSGREGEIRHLFRSFAFLHCKKLVENGGMFVCKTRHLVLAGGSKPRDVTNFTVGGFAPMSPRISSPMHPSAGGQRGGFGSPGGGSGGMSRGRGRRDNELIGQTVRISQGPYKGYIGVVKDATESTARVELHSTCQTISVDRQRLTTVGSRRPGGMTSTYGRTPMYGSQTPMYGSGSRTPMYGSQTPLQDGSRTPHYGSQTPLHDGSRTPAQSGAWDPNNPNTPSRAEEEYEYAFDDEPTPSPQAYGGTPNPQTPGYPDPSSPQVNPQYNPQTPGTPAMYNTDQFSPYAAPSPQGSYQPSPSPQSYHQVAPSPAGYQNTHSPASYHPTPSPMAYQASPSPSPVGYSPMTPGAPSPGGYNPHTPGSGIEQNSSDWVTTDIQVKVRDTYLDTQVVGQTGVIRSVTGGMCSVYLKDSEKVVSISSEHLEPITPTKNNKVKVILGEDREATGVLLSIDGEDGIVRMDLDEQLKILNLRFLGKLLEA